In the Hemitrygon akajei chromosome 7, sHemAka1.3, whole genome shotgun sequence genome, one interval contains:
- the akap12b gene encoding A-kinase anchor protein 12b, protein MGVGASLQELAAAGQPDSRGESEEQNPETSDHHSDEGADGKSVLKTDQISGIQGDVTDKKSEELNGIPEDIDTKQVGQGDPVLVSGGEEMEEMQLNKEIPVENEHGEQKDVEKGDELLIEVGVPAEEVQGTEVCFNVFKCMGLKFALKNEKPVRAEPVQLLTASQEEGSEAERAVSEPRQEVEGSAEANSEAEGSSPEILTPEKAEECIEQEETKVMDTEVIPTAAEPAVNTSDSPVVERLLRRFFRQDYFSGLRIKQSSMKDKEAPQITDKEGREDTRREATERGPDAQPSNSQDAAEVSVARSPEKNQGGEEDFEDLTAELASVRVASEAPAVGEIVASEVKENGATAEHSMAASDLETDQQIPSAGKPGVDSPAPEAPAEFQIEHKKAQKKSSDSTLDPVSAECELVSSQKPNHQDSPIKDLLTSGSIKKLTKEDKDEKGEASTGVLNDEAKLQSSTKWKGSPDSSKPDGPPAFPEKMDEGILAEVTESDLLPVEQEEANVDGDGERKEAITAWASFKKLMTPKKHPKEPLDNERGDQATDKAKSMTASTENTASEKQEEPNSSGEESKLDQTTEDLKKKADTTAAWEALICVASSKKRVRKQSESDRQKPNKESQTTEANDQVQDHAEDTEGSTSQGPDQEQRERSLSCAKSPVEGEATNGVISTWESFKRFMSPRRRSSSKLRERREESEPKPAATEAAKEESWAPLKKLIHGRKKMRPNTKLQQSQSEPAGKGAADTEFAGNKSEEEPETPSVVPISEYDDVDMMQTPVTTAEETLLGRDDAMVGRVLQEGQKEATQNMNLLAYPTMSSCQTQVLPSSQVDIPKHKPDISTGEGPSKEESGTFMTGVAESTQKAAEKILAITGPLAEGNTQATAGEATVQEMPAELQEVALKQEIPPTAIDQALKQDEAQAGECQHLLPAEHQEVKESITAMTISQDGASLVEEVKTRDREAVREQTLEASQREDVKETEAVREQSIKIAEGGSKGEPQSITPVPDKAGAEQIIECRKTEIITAPAARKDESTEVASLQESRVEQTAEAPMLVEKNVAETEYFEETVVSFLPEEVNLVETSEQNVEVTPAVSVIEVLPAEDTVEITAEEMMETESHIEPTKITSTVEVTEVVCGEMADVTPEGIKEALLGEEPIEISPTVGVTEAICSDVTTELTAVEVAEAVLGEEPIEISQAVEVTEVTCRGIDEITPEGAITVMHEESTEITLAGTREIITGVQPVEISPLPLTEIAPGREPIDINPTMGVTEVVCSEETTEITPGLVSKTLPSEEPFKITPVGVTEAVLGEMMTELDPMGVTDVPLDKKPTEIVPMRITEALCSEEKTEHSVALVQEIAPDAIKQDLKPDAAQIGERQTLPPIKQQVIDDNVTATTISKDVALSVEEEKSGNKEVVREQMLAAGQSEDDAETDADKEQSLKNAEERGEGEPQTITPVPDKAGAEQIIECRKTEIITASAARKDETAIEQVGDTTLDVAQRVAVGKTEAAAVDDSENAQEMQMEKALAESTEVASLQESRVERSAETPMLVEKNVAETEYFEESGVSFLPKEVSQIEISEQNVEVTPAVRVIEVLPAEDTVEITAEEMMETESHIEPTKITSTVEVTEVVCGEMADVTPEGIKEALLGEEPIEISPAVGVTEAICSDVTTELTGAEVAEAVLGEEPIEISQAVEVTGVMCRGINEITPEGAITVMHEESTEITLAGTREIITGVQPVEISPLPLTETSPGKEPIDINPTMGVTEVVCSEETTEITSGLVSKTLPSEEPFKITPVGVTEAVLGEMMTELDPMGVTDVPLDKEPTEIVPMRITEVLCSEEKTLHSVALVQEIAPVAIEQDLKPDAAQTGECQPLLPVECQVVDENVSTTTISKGGALSVEEEKTGNMEVDREQALTVSKRENVEETEAVGKQSVKIAEKGDEREPQTITPVPDKAGAEQIIECRKTEIITAPADRKDETAIEQVGDTTLDVAQRVAVGKIEAVAVDDSENAQEMRVEKALAESMEVASLQESRMEQTAETPMLVEKNVAETEYFEETVVSFLPEEVNQVETSEQNVEVTPAVSVIEVLPAEDTVEIIAEETMETENHIEPTKITSEEGIKEALLGEEPIKISPAVGVTEAVCSDVTTELTGAEVAKAALGEEPIEISQVVEVTEVTCREIDEITPEGATAVVCNEEMAEITSVGVREIIPGEQPVGISPLYLTEIVPVENTIGITPTIGKTEMGETWEEPTEITPELVSETLPSEEPIKITPTVGMMAAVCGEEFTELAPLEAMVKTSEEQHEVVSVGVTEGGGEEAMEPVTVVHSEVVATASLEVGVEESTYEHKEGEIPQQEESERSKDNVQKVMDFEVEKQFSTVVIVQHDMGTENVDNMVRDEPVETPEQQKTQKAAVDSLSSATQILQSITTEGGSKEKDEAAAVKGEVKNETVSDELKGTVLVQPAALVTAPRDEGETSPREHPEKSVMEAAETQADEVLAAKQVETGGACVTSELPSTATEDEGVSVEQIMSQIESAEEVECKLASKEKDKPVLDESMKKITLVQVDQLTATSQGDQSVPNSKLCQHIEGAAGPQGGVELKSPSVAPLVEEQALTLSAPQSLVGLSETKHEDTKTYTTLESASDVKLCSAFVNECQARQNKTVPPMEDLSVVGISESCEEAIHVTASSVEEVISAEVVTTVETASKVDTGHIADNSGTGLITNVQKAESCRRVQLEDQPVECKVKETIIQKKKCLETQIKIEVSQTQVFEQQSTHAAQGLIQDALALSQLQGQDSTKEEENLFTLQKNMAVNQELETFLSQDIERKEKVLMQSAEMMLTTTVSSGQESTETKTLASMHSESTDSGSGKFSLSSEATKGECRLSLDQNETTHPSMELTEQTQLVTIQTLVHGGLVNESLEQNEISDQL, encoded by the coding sequence TCGGACAAGGTGATCCAGTGCTTGTATCCGGAGGGGAAGAGATGGAGGAAATGCAACTGAACAAGGAGATCCCTGTTGAGAATGAACATGGAGAGCAGAAAGATGTTGAGAAGGGTGATGAACTGCTCATAGAGGTGGGAGTGCCAGCTGAGGAGGTGCAAGGTACTGAGGTTTGCTTCAACGTCTTCAAGTGTATGGGTCTGAAGTTTGCCTTGAAGAATGAGAAACCAGTGAGGGCAGAGCCCGTGCAGCTACTTACCGCGTCGCAGGAAGAAGGTAGTGAGGCAGAGAGAGCAGTCAGCGAGCCCAGGCAAGAAGTGGAAGGAAGCGCTGAAGCCAACAGCGAGGCTGAGGGGAGCtcacctgaaatccttactccaGAGAAAGCTGAAGAGTGTATTGAGCAGGAAGAAACCAAAGTAATGGACACAGAGGTTATCCCAACAGCTGCGGAGCCTGCCGTAAACACATCAGACAGCCCAGTGGTGGAACGGCTGTTGAGGAGATTTTTCAGACAGGACTATTTCTCAGGACTGCGAATAAAGCAGAGTTCCATGAAGGACAAAGAGGCGCCACAGATCACTGACAAGGAAGGCAGGGAGGACACTAGGAGAGAGGCGACAGAGCGTGGACCTGACGCACAGCCATCCAACTCCCAGGATGCTGCTGAAGTCTCCGTTGCTCGGTCTCCTGAAAAAAATCAAGGGGGAGAGGAGGACTTTGAAGATCTTACAGCAGAGTTAGCTAGTGTCAGGGTGGCAAGCGAGGCACCTGCTGTGGGTGAGATTGTGGCATCTGAAGTAAAAGAGAATGGCGCCACTGCAGAACATTCCATGGCTGCCAGTGATTTGGAGACAGACCAGCAGATCCCCAGTGCCGGAAAACCAGGAGTGGATTCTCCTGCTCCTGAAGCCCCAGCAGAGTTTCAGATTGAACACAAGAAAGCCCAGAAAAAATCTTCAGACAGTACTTTGGACCCCGTCAGTGCTGAGTGTGAGCTTGTATCTTCTCAAAAGCCCAACCATCAAGATAGCCCAATCAAAGATCTTCTCACAAGCGGTAGCATAAAAAAACTGACCAAGGAAGACAAAGATGAGAAAGGGGAAGCCAGCACAGGAGTTCTCAATGATGAAGCAAAACTGCAGTCTTCAACCAAGTGGAAAGGCAGCCCTGACAGCAGTAAGCCAGATGGCCCACCAGCCTTTCCAGAGAAAATGGACGAAGGAATTCTAGCAGAAGTGACAGAGTCAGACTTGTTGCCCGTGGAGCAGGAGGAGGCAAATGTTGACGGTGATGGGGAGAGGAAGGAAGCCATCACTGCCTGGGCTTCCTTTAAGAAGCTAATGACACCAAAGAAGCATCCAAAAGAGCCATTGGACAATGAGAGAGGTGACCAAGCAACTGACAAGGCAAAAAGCATGACCGCCTCCACTGAGAACACAGCCTCTGAGAAGCAAGAGGAGCCCAACTCCAGCGGCGAGGAGTCAAAACTGGATCAAACTACCGAGGACCTAAAAAAGAAGGCAGACACCACTGCAGCCTGGGAAGCACTAATCTGTGTGGCATCCTCGAAGAAAAGAGTGAGAAAACAATCTGAGTCCGACCGCCAAAAGCCAAACAAAGAGTCCCAGACTACAGAGGCAAATGATCAGGTGCAAGACCATGCTGAGGATACAGAGGGCAGCACCTCTCAAGGCCCTGATCAGGAGCAAAGGGAAAGATCTTTGAGCTGTGCCAAGAGCCCTGTGGAAGGCGAGGCTACCAATGGGGTCATTTCCACTTGGGAATCCTTCAAGCGATTTATGTCCCCCAGGCGTAGATCAAGTTCTAAGCTGAGAGAGCGCAGGGAGGAATCCGAACCTAAGCCAGCAGCAACAGAGGCTGCTAAGGAAGAATCGTGGGCACCTCTGAAGAAACTAATACATGGGAGAAAGAAGATGAGGCCGAACACTAAGCTGCAGCAATCTCAGTCCGAGCCTGCTGGAAAAGGTGCAGCCGACACAGAGTTTGCAGGGAACAAGAGTGAAGAGGAACCTGAAACACCGTCTGTGGTTCCAATTTCCGAATATGATGATGTAGACATGATGCAAACGCCAGTGACAACAGCAGAGGAAACACTTCTAGGAAGAGATGATGCCATGGTGGGGAGAGTCCTCCAAGAGGGGCAGAAAGAGGCCACACAAAATATGAACCTGTTGGCTTATCCGACCATGTCCAGCTGCCAAACACAGGTTCTGCCCAGCAGCCAAGTTGACATCCCCAAGCATAAACCAGACATTTCCACAGGGGAAGGCCCAAGCAAAGAGGAGTCAGGAACCTTCATGACTGGAGTGGCAGAGTCTACACAGAAAGCAGCTGAGAAGATCTTAGCAATCACGGGTCCACTTGCAGAAGGCAATACGCAGGCTACAGCTGGTGAAGCGACAGTACAGGAAATGCCTGCAGAGCTGCAGGAGGTTGCACTCAAACAGGAGATTCCCCCGACTGCCATCGACCAGGCCTTGAAACAAGATGAAGCACAAGCAGGTGAATGCCAGCATTTGCTCCCTGCAGAGCATCAAGAGGTCAAGGAGAGCATCACTGCCATGACTATAAGCCAGGATGGAGCATCATTGGTAGAGGAAGTGAAGACCAGAGATAGGGAAGCTGTGAGAGAGCAGACATTGGAGGCCAGTCAACGAGAGGATGTTAAAGAGACAGAAGCTGTTAGGGAGCAGTCAATTAAAATTGCTGAAGGGGGAAGCAAGGGAGAGCCACAGTCAATCACACCAGTCCCGGACAAGGCAGGAGCAGAGCAAATTATTGAATGCAGAAAGACCGAGATCATTACAGCTCCTGCAGCCAGGAAGGATGAATCCACAGAAGTTGCAAGTCTCCAAGAAAGCCGAGTGGAACAGACTGCAGAAGCTCCAATGCTGGTGGAAAAGAATGTGGCTGAGACTGAGTACTTTGAAGAGACGGTGGTGAGTtttctgccagaggaagtgaacCTGGTAGAGACTAGTGAGCAGAATGTTGAGGTAACACCAGCAGTGAGTGTGATCGAAGTTCTACCTGCTGAAGATACAGTTGAAATCACTGCTGAGGAAATGATGGAGACTGAGAGTCATATAGAACCCACTAAAATCACATCAACAGTGGAAGTGACTGAGGTGGTGTGCGGTGAGATGGCTGACGTCACTCcagagggaataaaggaggcTTTATTAGGTGAGGAACCCATTGAAATCTCACCCACTGTAGGAGTAACTGAGGCAATTTGCAGTGATGTGACCACTGAGCTCACTgctgtggaagttgcagaggctgTATTGGGCGAAGAACCCATTGAAATTTCTCAAGCAGTGGAAGTGACTGAGGTGACGTGCAGAGGAATCGATGAAATCACTCCAGAAGGAGCAATTACTGTGATGCATGAAGAGTCTACAGAGATCACTCTGGCAGGAACAAGGGAGATCATAACCGGTGTGCAACCTGTTGAGATCTCTCCTCTGCCTTTAACTGAGATTGCTCCTGGTAGGGAGCCCATTGATATCAATCCAACAATGGGAGTGACAGAGGTGGTATGTAGTGAAGAGACTACAGAAATCACTCCAGGCCTTGTATCCAAGACTTTACCTAGTGAAGAGCCCTTCAAAATCACCCCAGTGGGAGTAACTGAGGCAGTCCTGGGTGAAATGATGACTGAACTAGATCCAATGGGAGTAACAGATGTTCCTTTGGACAAAAAGCCCACTGAAATTGTTCCAATGAGAATTACTGAAGCTCTTTGTAGTGAAGAGAAAACTGAGCACAGTGTTGCTCTTGTGCAGGAGATTGCTCCAGATGCAATCAAGCAGGACCTGAAACCAGATGCAGCCCAAATAGGTGAACGTCAAACTCTGCCCCCGATAAAGCAACAAGTGATTGATGACAATGTGACTGCCACAACTATAAGCAAGGATGTAGCCTTATCAGTAGAGGAAGAGAAGTCTGGAAATAAGGAAGTTGTGAGAGAACAGATGCTGGCAGCCGGTCAGAGTGAAGATGATGCAGAGACAGATGCTGATAAGGAGCAATCTTTGAAAAATGCTGAAGAGCGAGGTGAGGGAGAGCCACAGACAATCACACCAGTCCCTGACAAGGCAGGGGCAGAGCAAATTATTGAATGCAGAAAGACCGAGATCATTACAGCTTCTGCAGCCAGGAAGGATGAAACGGCAATAGAGCAAGTAGGTGACACAACATTGGATGTTGCTCAGCGGGTGGCAGTGGGAAAGACTGAAGCTGCTGCTGTGGATGACTCAGAAAATGCTCAAGAGATGCAAATGGAAAAGGCATTGGCTGAATCCACAGAAGTTGCAAGTCTCCAAGAAAGCCGAGTGGAACGGAGTGCGGAAACTCCAATGCTGGTGGAAAAGAATGTGGCTGAGACTGAGTACTTTgaagagagcggagtgagttttcTGCCAAAGGAAGTGAGTCAGATAGAGATTAGTGAGCAGAATGTTGAGGTAACACCAGCAGTGAGAGTGATCGAAGTTCTACCTGCTGAAGATACAGTTGAAATCACTGCTGAGGAAATGATGGAGACTGAGAGTCATATAGAACCCACTAAAATCACATCAACAGTGGAAGTGACTGAGGTGGTGTGTGGTGAGATGGCTGATGTCACTCcagagggaataaaggaggcTTTATTAGGTGAGGAACCCATTGAAATCTCACCCGCTGTAGGAGTAACTGAGGCAATTTGCAGTGATGTGACTACTGAGCTCACTGGTgcggaagttgcagaggctgTATTGGGCGAAGAACCCATTGAAATTTCTCAAGCAGTGGAAGTGACTGGGGTGATGTGCAGAGGAATCAATGAAATCACTCCAGAAGGAGCAATTACTGTGATGCATGAAGAGTCTACAGAGATCACTCTGGCAGGAACAAGGGAGATCATAACCGGTGTGCAACCTGTTGAGATTTCTCCTCTGCCTTTAACTGAGACTAGTCCTGGTAAGGAGCCCATTGATATCAATCCAACAATGGGAGTGACAGAGGTAGTATGTAGTGAAGAGACTACAGAAATCACTTCAGGCCTTGTATCCAAGACTTTACCTAGTGAAGAGCCCTTCAAAATCACCCCAGTGGGAGTAACTGAGGCAGTCCTGGGTGAAATGATGACTGAACTAGATCCAATGGGAGTAACAGATGTTCCTTTGGACAAGGAGCCCACTGAAATCGTTCCAATGAGAATTACTGAAGTTCTTTGCAGTGAAGAGAAAACCCTGCACAGTGTTGCTCTTGTGCAGGAGATTGCTCCAGTTGCAATCGAGCAGGACCTGAAACCAGATGCAGCCCAAACAGGTGAATGTCAACCTCTTCTCCCGGTAGAGTGTCAAGTGGTTGATGAGAATGTGTCTACCACAACCATAAGCAAGGGTGGAGCCTTATCGGTAGAGGAAGAGAAGACTGGAAATATGGAAGTTGATAGAGAGCAGGCTTTGACAGTCAGTAAAAGAGAGAATGTTGAAGAGACAGAAGCTGTTGGGAAACAGTCTGTCAAAATTGCtgaaaagggagatgagagagaacCACAGACAATCACACCAGTCCCTGACAAGGCAGGAGCAGAGCAAATTATTGAATGCAGAAAGACAGAGATCATTACAGCTCCTGCAGACAGGAAGGATGAAACGGCAATAGAGCAAGTAGGTGACACAACATTGGATGTTGCTCAGCGGGTGGCAGTGGGAAAGATTGAAGCTGTTGCTGTGGATGACTCTGAAAATGCTCAAGAGATGCGAGTGGAAAAGGCGTTGGCTGAATCCATGGAGGTTGCAAGTCTCCAAGAAAGCCGAATGGAACAGACTGCAGAAACTCCAATGCTGGTGGAAAAGAATGTGGCTGAGACTGAGTACTTTGAAGAGACGGTGGTGAGTtttctgccagaggaagtgaacCAGGTAGAGACTAGTGAGCAGAATGTTGAGGTAACACCAGCAGTGAGCGTGATCGAAGTTCTACCTGCTGAAGATACAGTTGAAATCATTGCTGAGGAAACGATGGAGACTGAAAATCATATAGAACCCACTAAAATCACATCAGAAGAGGGAATAAAGGAGGCTCTATTAGGTGAGGAACCCATTAAAATCTCACCCGCTGTAGGAGTAACTGAGGCAGTTTGCAGTGATGTGACCACTGAGCTCACTGGTGCGGAAGTTGCAAAGGCTGCATTGGGTGAAGAACCCATTGAAATTTCTCAGGTGGTGGAAGTGACTGAGGTGACGTGCAGAGAAATTGATGAAATCACTCCAGAAGGAGCAACAGCTGTGGTGTGCAATGAAGAGATGGCAGAGATCACTTCAGTAGGAGTAAGGGAGATTATACCTGGCGAACAACCTGTTGGGATTTCTCCTCTGTATTTAACTGAGATAGTACCTGTTGAGAATACCATTGGCATCACACCTACGATAGGAAAGACAGAAATGGGAGAGACATGGGAAGAGCCCACTGAAATCACCCCTGAGTTGGTATCTGAGACTTTGCCCAGTGAAGAGCCTATTAAAATTACTCCAACAGTGGGAATGATGGCAGCTGtgtgtggtgaagagttcacAGAACTGGCTCCATTAGAAGCTATGGTTAAAACCAGTGAAGAACAGCATGAGGTTGTTTCCGTGGGAGTGACTgaggggggtggtgaggaggccatggaaccTGTCACAGTGGTGCACAGTGAAGTGGTTGCCACTGCTTCATTGGAGGTGGGAGTAGAAGAGAGCACGTATGAACATAAAGAAGGTGAAATTCCACAGCAAGAAGAAAGTGAGAGATCTAAAGAcaatgtacaaaaggtgatggacTTTGAAGTAGAGAAGCAGTTCTCCACTGTTGTGATTGTACAACACGATATGGGAACTGAGAATGTGGATAACATGGTACGTGATGAGCCTGTTGAAACCCCTGAACAGCAGAAAACTCAGAAAGCTGCCGTTGATTCTTTGAGTTCAGCAACACAAATTCTACAGTCCATTACCACTGAGGGAGGAAGCAAAGAAAAAGACGAAGCTGCTGCAGTTAAAGGTGAGGTGAAAAATGAAACTGTTTCTGATGAGCTTAAAGGCACGGTCTTGGTGCAGCCTGCTGCATTGGTCACAGCGCCCAGAGATGAGGGAGAAACTTCTCCGAGAGAGCACCCTGAAAAATCAGTCATGGAAGCTGCTGAAACCCAAGCTGACGAGGTGTTGGCAGCCAAACAAGTTGAAACAGGAGGAGCTTGTGTTACCAGTGAGTTACCAAGCACAGCCACTGAAGATGAAGGTGTGAGTGTTGAGCAAATTATGTCACAGATTGAGTCGGCAGAGGAAGTGGAGTGCAAGCTGGCCTCAAAGGAAAAGGACAAACCAGTACTAGATGAATCCATGAAAAAGATTACACTTGTGCAGGTTGACCAGCTGACTGCAACAAGTCAAGGTGATCAAAGTGTGCCCAATTCTAAACTGTGTCAACATATCGAGGGTGCAGCTGGGCCGCAAGGCGGTGTGGAGTTAAAGAGCCCCTCAGTTGCTCCACTTGTCGAGGAGCAAGCACTCACATTGTCGGCGCCACAAAGTCTGGTTGGGCTGTCCGAAACAAAACATGAAGACACTAAAACATATACAACTTTGGAAAGTGCTTCTGATGTAAAACTGTGTTCTGCCTTTGTTAATGAATGTCAAGCTAGACAGAACAAGACAGTGCCCCCAATGGAGGATCTTTCTGTAGTTGGGATTTCGGAGTCATGTGAAGAGGCTATCCATGTAACTGCATCTTCTGTGGAGGAAGTAATCAGTGCAGAGGTTGTAACAACTGTAGAGACTGCAAGCAAAGTAGATACAGGCCACATTGCTGATAATTCTGGAACAGGCTTGATAACTAATGTACAAAAGGCAGAGAGCTGCAGAAGAGTGCAACTTGAAGATCAGCCAGTAGAATGCAAAGTCAAAGAAACTATTATTCAGAAAAAGAAGTGTCTGGAAACTCAGATCAAAATAGAAGTGAGTCAAACACAGGTATTTGAACAGCAGAGCACACATGCTGCTCAGGGTCTCATTCAAGACGCTCTGGCATTAAGTCAGCTACAGGGACAAGATAGTACGAAGGAAGAGGAGAACTTATTTACACTACAAAAGAATATGGCAGTCAATCAGGAATTGGAAACTTTTTTAAGTCAAGATATTGAAAGAAAAGAGAAAGTGTTGATGCAGTCAGCTGAGATGATGTTAACGACAACTGTGAGCAGTGGTCAAGAGTCAACTGAGACCAAAACTCTTGCATCAATGCATAGTGAATCAACTGATAGTGGTTCAGGCAAATTTTCACTGTCGTCAGAAGCAACCAAAGGTGAATGTCGCCTATCACTAGATCAGAATGAAACCACACATCCATCTATGGAACTGACTGAGCAAACCCAACTCGTGACAATCCAAACTTTAGTCCATGGAGGATTAGTAAATGAAAGTCTGGAACAAAATGAG